One genomic window of Augochlora pura isolate Apur16 chromosome 5, APUR_v2.2.1, whole genome shotgun sequence includes the following:
- the LOC144470003 gene encoding uncharacterized protein LOC144470003, which yields MSINVVPQEYENASDERRNGRGRRGNHQLDQNYDEQAFENGPANSAVSENQPTTTKAGLPRQRIKWTDEMNRTVMRCYFKATHLERLHTGYRTELHRLFLHQYPNLSNIVTEQRIIDQKRTIIKNNRLTTHEIQLLKEETAQQINSAEETSNTPTQNSEQHTSNQPMIHEHYIETDETILTNIVTNSTTQQKEDQLIQQLQNTIETNLAYWTGTDPTNRRPLPKLIYKKDTQKIIDITNRHIITQYINDQTTIEELHLIIYITATTILTCNGQQISQTTDDNNNNHQHNIKNKKPKWQIRIEKKIDQLRRDLGRLTQYKKGNRSKKIITHIERLTKNSNKNIQETTDTCKQKLIVYAARLKRYKESNDRKKENAIFRNNEKQFYRSIQNKNESCNPAPNQQEITDYWKTIWSENKQHNENAKWIRKEEHDYSHIIEQTDHTVTKEELSETIKNTHNWKSPGIDQIQNFWYKQLTSTHEYITKQINHIIEKPDQTPKFLTEGKTYTIPKNKDTQNPANYRPITCLPTLYKIITATICKKIDKHLTRNNILTEEQKGCRKNSQGCKEQLIIDSTIMKQAEKTQRNLHTCYIDYKKAFDSVPHSWLLKVLQIYKIDQQLQQFLKETMKNWRTRIHITTKTYKIATDLIKIKTGIFQGDSLSALWFCMSLNPLSNALNNTNYGYAIKTDNTTHHKINHLLYMDDIKLYGSNTTHITGILKIVENITTDIGMEFGMNKCKQLHIEKGRWITEDEPITLNNQILDNLEQNETYKYLGFQQNTRINHTQIKSHLKKQYTQRLQTLLKTKLNSKNLFKAINTYAIPILTYSFGIIKWSNTDLENMNITTRTQLTKYRNLHPNANKDRITIARDRGGRGLIDIHILHAKQIKSLRKYFHSKQTPLHKAIVIADKHHTPLNLAKQTQDNDEYDETQIYQQKIDTWKSKEIHSKHWYNVNKEEINKENTYKWLKNGQLFPETEGFMMAIQDQVIATKNYRKYIIKDNAIENDTCRKCHQTKETIDHIISGCKLMAGQEYVDRHNIAAKIIHQTIKQAYEISTNNIPYYNYTPEPIIENENYMIYWDRTIHTDKTVIHNRPDITVQDKKEKTTYLIDISIPKNMETKESYSTAVRYISHRNHTTFIHKKLSQIKVKGKNTHAHSKSSNIKNMPNSSVLPTTRNIKKYTQ from the exons ATGAGTATAAATGTGGTTCCTCAAGAATATGAAAATGCCTCGGACGAGCGACGTAACGGTCGAGGACGTCGCGGGAATCATCAGCTCGACCAAAACTATGACGAACAGGCATTCGAAAATGGACCAGCCAACAGTGCTGTGTCGGAGAATCAACCGACAACCACCAAGGCAGGACTACCAAGGCAACGCATCAAATGGACAGATGAAATGAATCGCACTGTGATGCGGTGCTACTTTAAAGCTACCCACCTGGAAAGACTGCACACAGGATATAGAACCGAACTACACCGCCTTTTCCTGCATCAATACCCAAACCTATCAAACATAGTCACAGAACAGAGAATAATAGACCAAAAGAGGACtatcataaaaaataatagattaacaACACACGAAATCCAACTactaaaagaagaaacagCCCAACAAATAAATAGTGCCGAAGAGACATCCAATACGCCAACACAAAATTCAGAACAACACACATCCAATCAACCAATGATACATGAACACTATATAGAAACAGACGAAACAATACTAACAAACATAGTAACAAACTCTACAACCCAACAAAAAGAAGATCAGCTTATACAACAATTGCAAAACACGATAGAAACAAATCTAGCATATTGGACAGGAACGGACCCAACAAATAGAAGACCTCTCCCAAAACTAATATACAAAAAAGACAcacaaaaaataatagatatcaCCAATCGACATATTATCACGCAATACATCAATGATCAAACGACAATAGAAGAACTacatctaataatatatataacggCCACTACAATCCTAACATGCAACGGACAGCAAATATCACAAACCAcagatgataataataataatcatcaaCACAACATAAAGAACAAGAAACCAAAATGGCAGATaagaatagagaaaaagattgACCAACTAAGAAGAGATCTAGGTCGCCTAACACAATATAAGAAAGGAAATAgatcaaagaaaataataacacaTATAGAGAGACTCACAAAGAACAgcaacaaaaatatacaagaaaCCACAGACACATGCAAACAAAAACTAATAGTATATGCAGCTAGACTGAAAAGATATAAAGAATCCAATGacagaaaaaaggaaaacgctATATTCAGAAACAACGAAAAACAATTCTACAGAAgcattcaaaataaaaatgaatcatgCAACCCAGCACCAAATCAACAAGAAATAACAGATTATTGGAAAACCATATGGTCAGAAAACAAACAACACAATGAAAATGCCAAATGGATAAGGAAGGAAGAACACGATTATTCACACATAATAGAACAAACAGATCATACAGTAACAAAAGAAGAACTCTCAGAAACCATAAAAAACACACACAACTGGAAAAGCCCTGGGATCGATCAAATCCAAAATTTCTGGTACAAACAACTAACATCTACACACGAATACATAACAAAGCAAATCAACCACATCATAGAAAAACCCGACCAAACCCCAAAATTCCTGACAGAAGGTAAAACATACACCATACCTAAAAACAAAGATACACAAAACCCAGCCAACTATAGACCTATTACATGCCTACCGACActctacaaaataataacgGCCACAATATGCAAAAAAATAGACAAACATTTAACTCGCAATAATATTCTGACCGAAGAACAAAAAGGATGCAGAAAAAATAGTCAAGGTTGTaaagaacaattaataatagacaGCACCATCATGAAACAAGCCGAAAAAACACAACGGAACCTACACACATGCTACATAGACTACAAGAAAGCCTTCGATTCAGTACCGCACTCCTGGTTATTAAAAGTactacaaatatataaaatagaccAGCAACTACAACAATTTCTGAAAGAAACCATGAAAAACTGGAGAACAAGAATCCACATAACCAccaaaacatataaaatagcaacagatttaataaaaataaaaacaggcATCTTTCAAGGTGATTCCCTAAGTGCACTATGGTTCTGCATGTCCCTCAACCCATTATCAAACGCACTCAACAACACGAACTATGGCTACGCCATAAAAACGGACAACACCACAcaccataaaataaatcacctCTTGTACATGGacgatatcaaattatatggATCAAATACAACACACATAACAGGAATTCTCAAAATAGTTGAAAACATAACAACAGACATTGGAATGGAATTTGGTATGAACAAATGCAAACAACTACATATAGAAAAAGGTCGCTGGATCACAGAAGATGAACCAATAACGCTTAATAACCAAATATTAGATAACTTGGAACAAAACGAGACATACAAATATCTAGGCTTTCAACAAAACACACGAATCAATCATACGCAAATAAAGTCACACCTGAAAAAACAATATACGCAAAGACTACAAACACTTttgaaaacgaaactaaacTCAAAAAACCtatttaaagcaataaatacaTACGCTATACCGATCCTCACATATTCATTCGGCATCATAAAATGGTCCAACACAGATCTTGAAAACATGAACATAACAACAAGAACACAGctaacaaaatatagaaatctaCATCCAAACGCAAACAAAGACAGAATCACAATAGCCCGAGATCGAGGAGGTAGAGGCCTCATAGATATCCACATACTACACGCAAAACAGATCAAGTCGCTCAGAAAATACTTCCACAGCAAACAAACACCACTACACAAAGCCATAGTAATAGCTGACAAACATCACACGCCATTGAACCTAGCAAAACAGACACAAGACAATGACGAATACGATGAAACACAAATCTACCAACAAAAAATAGACACATGGAAATCCAAAGAAATACACAGTAAACACTGGTACAATGTAAATAaggaagaaataaacaaagaaaacaCATATAAATGGCTGAAGAACGGACAACTCTTCCCGGAAACAGAAGGATTCATGATGGCCATCCAAGATCAAGTAATAGCAACTAAAAactacagaaaatatataataaaagataatgcAATAGAAAATGATACCTGTAGAAAATGCCACcaaacaaaagaaacaatagATCATATAATCAGTGGATGCAAACTCATGGCCGGACAAGAATACGTGGACAGACATAATATAGcagcaaaaataatacatcaGACAATAAAACAAGCATATGAAATTAGTACAAACAACATACCATACTACAATTACACACCAGAACCGATAATAGAAAACGAAAACTACATGATATATTGGGACCGCACTATACACACCGATAAAACAGTAATCCATAATAGACCAGATATAACAGTGCAggacaagaaagaaaaaactaCCTACCTCATAGACATATCGATCCCCA aGAATatggaaacaaaagaaagttaTAGTACTGCCGTTCGTTATATCAGCCACAGGAATCACACCACATTCATTCACAAAAAACTTAGCCAAATTAAAGTTAAAGGAAAAAACACACATGCACATTCAAAAagcagtaatattaaaaacatgcCAAATAGTTCGGTCCTTCCTACAAcaagaaacataaaaaaatacaccCAATAG